One part of the Magallana gigas chromosome 5, xbMagGiga1.1, whole genome shotgun sequence genome encodes these proteins:
- the LOC105326860 gene encoding choline/ethanolaminephosphotransferase 1: MKEVLSPTQLKHLKEHQYSASGQSLIEPWFQVFWRWLIEQVPLTWAPNSITLLGLVINILTTLLLVFCSPDGATEAPRIVYLLCAVGLFIYQALDAIDGKQARRTKTNTPLGELFDHGCDSISTVFVSLGVTIGLELGKDVYWMMFDVFLGLFLFYMAHWQTYVTGTLRFSQFDVTETQVTIMTLHLFNFLFGSHIWSFQLPVLGIPLRQIVVYLSLVPAFLQFYNNITIILHGGSGKNKSTIAGTSTIFPVFPIGIVITLAVVIAHKSPSNLYENHPCLYLLSFGILSAKVINRLIVAHMTKSEMDLLDLGIVGPLLLFVNQYFNCLVNETLVLWICFIYVIQDIIRYCMAVCQQICQFLGIYCFDIVTPFPKKTTKNS; this comes from the exons ATGAAAGAGGTTTTGTCTCCAACGcagttaaaacatttaaaagagcATCAATATAGTGCTTCGGGACAGTCGCTTATCGAGCCGTGGTTTCAAGTCTTCTGGCGGTGGCTGATCGAACAAGTCCCTTTGACATGGGCCCCCAACAGCATCACTCTACTCGGTCTTGTAATCAACATTCTGACCACTCTGCTGCTAGTTTTTTGTTCTCCAGACGGAGCAACAGAG GCTCCCAGAATAGTGTACCTGCTATGTGCAGTAGGCCTCTTTATATACCAGGCTTTAGACGCAATTGATGGGAAGCAGGCACGAAGAACCAAGACCAACACTCCTCTGGGAGAATTGTTTGACCATGGGTGTGACTCCATATCCACGG TGTTTGTGAGTCTTGGGGTGACCATCGGCCTGGAGCTTGGTAAGGATGTCTACTGGATGATGTTCGATGTCTTTCTGGGCCTGTTCCTGTTCTATATGGCTCATTGGCAGACCTACGTCACAGGAACTCTCAGATTCTCCCA GTTTGATGTCACAGAGACGCAAGTGACGATCATGACTTTACACCTGTTTAACTTTTTATTTGGATCTCATATATGGAGCTTTCAG CTTCCCGTGCTGGGAATTCCGCTACGTCAAATTGTAGTGTACCTGAGCCTCGTTCCAgcatttttacagttttacaaCAACATAACCATCATTCTGCATGGTGGTTCTGGAAAAAATAAATCCACAATAGCT GGCACCAGTACCATATTTCCTGTGTTTCCTATAGGAATCGTGATAACATTAGCCGTGGTAATAGCCCACAAGTCTCCttctaatttatatgaaaaccatccatGTCTCTACCTCCTTAGCTTTGGTATACTGTCAGCAAAAGTCATCAACAGATTAATA gtAGCTCACATGACAAAGAGTGAAATGGATTTGCTAGACTTGGGCATTGTAGGTCCTCTGTTGCTCTTTGTGAACCAATACTTCAACTGTTTAGTAAATGAAACGCTGGTCCTGTGGATTTGTTTT ATTTACGTAATACAGGACATTATCCGCTATTGTATGGCTGTGTGTCAACAGATTTGTCAATTTTtagggatatattgttttgatattgtTACACCTTTTCCTAAAAAGACCACCAAGAATTCATGA
- the LOC105326858 gene encoding branched-chain-amino-acid aminotransferase, cytosolic isoform X1, translating to MTRLCSDHRLNRNLLKNIQPLKRCHILSQYRYASSSTFKFSDLQIQLTTSPKPKPDDPDSVAFGHCFSDHMMEVSWSASSGWGKPQISPVHNLNLHPGAKCFHYATELFEGMKAYKTTDGSVNLFRPTENMARMLSSATRSSLPTFDGNELIECIKKLVSIEKDWVPNSNKASLYIRPTLIGTEGVLRVDAPKEALLFVLVGPVGAYYPTGLKPVSLLADPKYVRAWPGGSGNFKMGCNYAPTMFIQQEAAAKGCQQVLWLFGEEEQITEVGAMNLFMFWTNEQGEDELVTCPLNGLVLPGVTRKSLLELAKSWGEFKVSEREYTMKDLVKGLNENRVKEFFGAGTACVVCPVEKILYKSQWLDIPTMSKGAPLTMRMYNALLDIQYGRVKHEWSVPVE from the exons ATGACCAGGCTATGCTCAGATCACAGgttaaaccgg AACTTGCTAAAGAACATTCAGCCCCTGAAGCGATGTCACATATTGAGCCAGTATAGATATGCCTCCTCCAGCACATTCAAG TTTTCAGATCTACAAATACAGCTGACTACCTCCCCAAAGCCGAAGCCGGATGATCCGGACAGCGTGGCGTTTGGTCATTGCTTCAGTGACCACATGATGGAGGTCAGCTGGTCAGCCAGCAGTGGCTGGGGGAAGCCCCAGATATCCCCAGTACACAACCTCAACCTCCATCCAGGTGCCAAATGTTTCCACTATGCCACGGAG CTTTTTGAAGGAATGAAGGCTTACAAAACAACGGATGGAAGTGTGAATCTATTTCGGCCGACAGAGAACATGGCCCGAATGTTGAGCTCGGCCACGCGGTCCTCACTTCCT aCTTTTGATGGAAATGAACTCATCGAGTGCATCAAAAAATTGGTTAGCATTGAAAAAGACTGGGTACCCAACTCTAATAAGGCTTCCCTCTACATCAGACCCACTCTGATAGGAACAGAG GGCGTGTTACGTGTAGATGCCCCTAAGGAGGCCCTGCTGTTTGTGTTGGTTGGTCCAGTGGGAGCATACTACCCCACCGGACTCAAACCAGTATCCCTGTTGGCTGACCCAAAATATGTCCGAGCGTGGCCGGGAGGAAGTGGAAACTTTAAGATGGGATG TAATTATGCCCCCACCATGTTTATCCAGCAGGAAGCAGCGGCCAAGGGCTGTCAGCAGGTACTCTGGCTGTTCGGGGAGGAGGAACAGATCACCGAGGTCGGAGCCATGAATCTGTTCATGTTCTGGACCAATGAGCAAGGAG AGGATGAGTTGGTGACGTGTCCCCTGAATGGGTTGGTGTTGCCGGGGGTGACCAGAAAAAGTTTGCTGGAGCTGGCCAAATCATGG GGAGAATTCAAGGTGTCAGAGCGGGAATACACCATGAAAGATTTAGTCAAAGGATTGAATGAAAACAGg GTGAAGGAGTTCTTTGGAGCAGGCACAGCCTGTGTTGTTTGTCCTGTGGAGAAGATTCTGTACAAATCTCAATGGCTAGACATTCCTACCATGTCAAAAGGAGCTCCACTCACAATGAGAATGTACAATGCACTGCTAGACATACAG TATGGAAGAGTAAAACATGAATGGTCAGTCCCTGTGGAGTAG
- the LOC105326858 gene encoding branched-chain-amino-acid aminotransferase, cytosolic isoform X2, whose amino-acid sequence MAVSCMNLLKNIQPLKRCHILSQYRYASSSTFKFSDLQIQLTTSPKPKPDDPDSVAFGHCFSDHMMEVSWSASSGWGKPQISPVHNLNLHPGAKCFHYATELFEGMKAYKTTDGSVNLFRPTENMARMLSSATRSSLPTFDGNELIECIKKLVSIEKDWVPNSNKASLYIRPTLIGTEGVLRVDAPKEALLFVLVGPVGAYYPTGLKPVSLLADPKYVRAWPGGSGNFKMGCNYAPTMFIQQEAAAKGCQQVLWLFGEEEQITEVGAMNLFMFWTNEQGEDELVTCPLNGLVLPGVTRKSLLELAKSWGEFKVSEREYTMKDLVKGLNENRVKEFFGAGTACVVCPVEKILYKSQWLDIPTMSKGAPLTMRMYNALLDIQYGRVKHEWSVPVE is encoded by the exons ATGGCGGTCAGCTGCATG AACTTGCTAAAGAACATTCAGCCCCTGAAGCGATGTCACATATTGAGCCAGTATAGATATGCCTCCTCCAGCACATTCAAG TTTTCAGATCTACAAATACAGCTGACTACCTCCCCAAAGCCGAAGCCGGATGATCCGGACAGCGTGGCGTTTGGTCATTGCTTCAGTGACCACATGATGGAGGTCAGCTGGTCAGCCAGCAGTGGCTGGGGGAAGCCCCAGATATCCCCAGTACACAACCTCAACCTCCATCCAGGTGCCAAATGTTTCCACTATGCCACGGAG CTTTTTGAAGGAATGAAGGCTTACAAAACAACGGATGGAAGTGTGAATCTATTTCGGCCGACAGAGAACATGGCCCGAATGTTGAGCTCGGCCACGCGGTCCTCACTTCCT aCTTTTGATGGAAATGAACTCATCGAGTGCATCAAAAAATTGGTTAGCATTGAAAAAGACTGGGTACCCAACTCTAATAAGGCTTCCCTCTACATCAGACCCACTCTGATAGGAACAGAG GGCGTGTTACGTGTAGATGCCCCTAAGGAGGCCCTGCTGTTTGTGTTGGTTGGTCCAGTGGGAGCATACTACCCCACCGGACTCAAACCAGTATCCCTGTTGGCTGACCCAAAATATGTCCGAGCGTGGCCGGGAGGAAGTGGAAACTTTAAGATGGGATG TAATTATGCCCCCACCATGTTTATCCAGCAGGAAGCAGCGGCCAAGGGCTGTCAGCAGGTACTCTGGCTGTTCGGGGAGGAGGAACAGATCACCGAGGTCGGAGCCATGAATCTGTTCATGTTCTGGACCAATGAGCAAGGAG AGGATGAGTTGGTGACGTGTCCCCTGAATGGGTTGGTGTTGCCGGGGGTGACCAGAAAAAGTTTGCTGGAGCTGGCCAAATCATGG GGAGAATTCAAGGTGTCAGAGCGGGAATACACCATGAAAGATTTAGTCAAAGGATTGAATGAAAACAGg GTGAAGGAGTTCTTTGGAGCAGGCACAGCCTGTGTTGTTTGTCCTGTGGAGAAGATTCTGTACAAATCTCAATGGCTAGACATTCCTACCATGTCAAAAGGAGCTCCACTCACAATGAGAATGTACAATGCACTGCTAGACATACAG TATGGAAGAGTAAAACATGAATGGTCAGTCCCTGTGGAGTAG